A window of the Cannabis sativa cultivar Pink pepper isolate KNU-18-1 chromosome X, ASM2916894v1, whole genome shotgun sequence genome harbors these coding sequences:
- the LOC115702581 gene encoding uncharacterized protein LOC115702581, translating to MYHWMVVLIQPSTHTVAYLDSNNGYVPEDLKYIVNTSLNIVNKSLTNRNDRPIEWITPICPQQPDGKQCGYYVMKFIESFMNEEDPIRRVREMGKSDPYSNDEMNILRDQWIEYVRAQAVRQGLLQ from the exons ATGTATCATTGGATGGTTGTACTTATCCAACCAAGTACACATACAGTAGCGTACTTGGATTCCAACAATGGATATGTACCAGAAGATTTAAAATACATTGTTAACAC GTCGCTCAACATAGTTAATAAAAGCTTAACTAATCGCAATGATCGTCCCATTGAGTGGATAACTCCGATATGTCCACAACAACCAGACGGGAAGCAATGTGGATATTATGTCATGAAATTTATTGAGAGTTTCATGAACGAAGAAGATCCAATACGCCGAGTGAGAGAAATG ggtAAGAGCGATCCGTACTCAAATGACGAGATGAATATTTTGCGTGATCAGTGGATTGAATATGTTCGAGCACAAGCAGTGCGACAAGGGCTTTTACAATGA
- the LOC133032306 gene encoding uncharacterized protein LOC133032306, with translation MVKEQYLKNGKFSVQGSDFLYKDYRRVFIDEVYVENARLPCPVVQNGYTTVGHAVGLYVAWLKDYITPVGVELTQRPNNQMQKKQPVSGKGQVSEELLGPRTQPQKIPERPSKKGRYVAPKRTSIINNFFKLLNMWPKTTTIHFEASNDLFGVENDSIWLPTIDIKELCQMGFLGAQPIAIWCKFLKERLLDVNGLRRLYAFLNPGAIASDAGDYNARSRALRKRILEIDNPAKWIIAPYNN, from the exons ATGGTGAAGGAGCAATATTTGAAGAATGGCAAGTTCTCAGTCCAGGGTTCTGATTTCCTCTACAAGGATTATCGTCGGGTTTTCATCGATGAAGTATATGTAGAAAATGCCCGTCTTCCATGTCCCGTCGTTCAAAATGGATACACCACTGTAGGTCATGCTGTAGGACTTTATGTAGCATGGCTAAAGGACTACATTACGCCAGTTGGAGTAGAGTTG ACGCAACGCCCCAATAACCAAATGCAGAAAAAGCAACCTGTGAGTGGAAAAGGACAAGTATCTGAAGAATTACTTGGTCCTCGAACACAGCCTCAAAAAATACCAGAGAGACCAAGTAAAAAGGGTCGCTACGTTGCACCAAAAAGGACTTCAATAATCAACAACTTTTTTAAGTTACTCAACATGTGgccaaaaacaacaacaatccaCTTTGAGGCCAGCAATGATTTATTTGGGGTTGAAAACGACTCGATATGGCTTCCAACAATTGACATCAAGGAATTGTGCCAAATGGGATTTTTAGGAGCCCAACCTATTGCAATCTGGTGCAA GTTTTTGAAGGAACGGTTGCTAGATGTTAATGGATTAAGAAGACTATATGCATTTTTAAATCCTGGGGCCATTGCCTCTGATGCTGGGGATTATAATGCCCGTTCTCGAGCACTGCGCAAACGTATTCTTGAAATTGATAATCCGGCTAAATGGATTATTGCCCCCTATAACAATTAG
- the LOC115720481 gene encoding uncharacterized protein LOC115720481, which produces MSFSTCVGLFIMEPAPNDDDEWAQYEESFMPEEHNNEVEEPNIEVEEPNIEVEEPPPKQKNTRGRTKRLDITRLASEGKKLEIEYNNLGQQWGKAATDLVSRIGVWVRINIPLVNKKWPQIDKELKNRLWNDVKGKFELEEEAKRRTIQKAGERWRDWKNTLTKGIYKVKDVAPQLLEKPPRLYEDIIDETEWTEFVASRLTKEWGVTRKNAQASRAKNIYPHRSRRGGARMVELQMEKELGHQLVKIDRADLWKRLRTNSKGELEGPAVEVAQRIDDLRKQLEEGTISVEGKNDILTMALGTDEHGGRVRGLGYGVTQTQFFHTPRPTKRKNKDEDNEALSDMDKRLRETEESNRQLKEQMAELLRIVRSQHSGVAGTSHASGSGVGGESNKLARDDDIVSAPEAQPQSPVHVSAPRQPSTLHAEKVTAPPAPPPHTDGISEKVISILLFNLYCQFTNCIDSFFLILKYRNIHVGCMFGWRLVDCH; this is translated from the exons ATGAGTTTTTCAACATGTGTTG GACTATTTATTATGGAACCAGCACCAAATGACGATGATGAGTGGGCTCAATATGAAGAATCATTCATGCCTGAAGAACATAATAATGAAGTTGAAGAACCTAATATTGAAGTTGAAGAACCTAATATTGAAGTTGAAGAACCCCCACCAAAGCAGAAAAATACTAGGGGTAGAACCAAAAGACTAGATATAACGAGGCTGGCAAGCGAGggcaaaaaattagaaattgagTACAACAACCTCGGACAACAATGGGGAAAAGCAGCAACTGATTTAGTTTCCCGGATTGGGGTGTGGGTTCGAATTAACATACCACTTGTGAATAAAAAGTGGCCACAAATTGATAAGGAGCTGAAGAACAGATTATGGAATGATGTTAAG GGTAAGTTCGAGCTGGAAGAGGAGGCAAAGAGACGAACAATTCAAAAAGCTGGGGAGAGATGGCGGGATTGGAAAAACACCTTAACAAAAGGTATTTACAAGGTTAAAGATGTGGCTCCACAACTTCTTGAGAAGCCACCGAGATTGTACGAAGACATAATCGATGAGACCGAGTGGACAGAGTTTGTGGCTTCAAGATTAACTAAAGAATGGGGGGTGACGAGAAAGAATGCCCAAGCTAGCAGGGCAAAAAATATTTACCCCCACCGCTCTAGACGAGGTGGTGCGAGGATGGTGGAGTTACAGATGGAGAAAGAGTTAGGCCACCAATTGGTCAAAATTGATAGAGCCGATTTATGGAAGAGACTTCGCACAAACAGTAAAGGCGAGTTGGAAGGCCCAGCTGTGGAAGTTGCCCAACGCATT gATGACTTGCGAAAGCAACTCGAAGAGGGAACAATAAGTGTGGAAGGGAAGAATGACATCTTGACCATGGCCCTTGGGACAGATGAACATGGTGGTCGAGTCCGGGGCTTGGGTTATGGTGTCACTCAAACCCAATTTTTCCACACTCCACGCCCTACAAAGAGGAAGAATAAAGATGAGGATAATGAAGCATTGTCAGATATGGATAAGCGACTCCGTGAGACAGAGGAGAGTAATAGACAGCTTAAAGAACAAATGGCTGAACTCCTGCGTATAGTTCGTTCCCAGCATAGTGGTGTTGCGGGTACATCACATGCGTCTGGTTCGGGTGTTGGAGGAGAATCTAACAAACTAGCCCGTGATGATGACATTGTTTCTGCTCCTGAAGCACAACCACAAAGTCCTGTCCATGTCTCTGCTCCACGACAACCGAGTACACTGCATGCTGAGAAGGTAACCGCTCCACCAGCTCCACCGCCACATACCGATGGCATTTCAGAAAAGGTAATCTCaatattactttttaatttgtatTGTCAATTTACAAATTGTATTGAttccttttttttaattttgaaatacagAAATATCCATGTTGGATGCATGTTCGGTTGGAGACTAGTGGATTGTCATTGA
- the LOC133032305 gene encoding uncharacterized protein LOC133032305 — translation MDRNWMSANRLSAEYKEGVDFFLDFCHKHAKNPKLILCPCLKCGNMERMNTSKIKEHLFRNGIDKSYKVWCYHGENIRVHGEETSKSKKVKNVNLDYQDDHIPEMIGDAQFQSNVDPLEFQNFVEDAEKPIYPNCNRFTKLSTLVRLYNIKAKHGWSDKSFTDLLAFLVELLPEGNEMPLSFYEAKKTLSSLGMQYEKIHACPNDCILYRKSFVDAISCPTCGESRWQKKKNSDEVKIGVPAKVLWYLPPIPHLVRFFRNVNHAKNLTWHATDRKLDGKMRHPADSPAWKTIDARWPEFANEPRNIRLGLSADGINPHTTLSSKYSCWPVLLVMYNLPPWLVMKRKFTMLTLLISGPSQPGNNIDVYLAPLVDDLSQLRYEGVPAYDAFRNEDFNLKAILLWTINDFPAFGNLYGYKGERVQCMPDL, via the coding sequence ATGGATAGAAATTGGATGAGTGCGAATAGATTATCAGCAGAGTATAAGGAAGGTGTTgacttttttttggatttttgtcATAAGCACGCAAAAAATCCAAAGTTGATTCTTTGTCCTTGTCTTAAATGTGGTAACATGGAGCGTATGAATACTAGTAAAATAAAGGAGCATTTATTTAGGAACGGAATAGACAAGAGTTATAAGGTTTGGTGTTACCACGGGGAAAATATTAGAGTTCATGGCGAGGAAACATCTAAGTCTAAGAAGGTTAAGAATGTTAACTTGGATTATCAGGATGATCACATTCCAGAAATGATAGGAGATGCACAATTTCAATCAAATGTCGATCCAttggaatttcaaaattttgtagaggATGCTGAGAAACCTATTTACCCTAATTGTAATAGGTTTACTAAATTGTCTACGCTTGTTAGATTATACAATATAAAAGCGAAACATGGGTGGAGTGATAAAAGTTTTACGGATTTACTAGCTTTTCTAGTAGAGTTATTACCTGAAGGTAATGAGATGCCTTTGTCTTTCTACGAGGCAAAGAAGACACTGTCTTCCTTAGGTATGCAATATGAAAAGATACATGCATGTCCTAATGATTGCATTCTATATCGTAAGAGTTTTGTGGATGCAATATCGTGTCCCACGTGCGGTGAGTCTAGGtggcaaaagaaaaagaattctgATGAGGTAAAGATTGGTGTCCCTGCAAAGGTATTATGGTACTTACCCCCAATACCTCATTTGGTTCGATTCTTTCGAAATGTCAATCATGCGAAAAATTTGACCTGGCATGCCACCGATAGAAAACTAGATGGTAAGATGAGACATCCAGCTGACTCCCCTGCTTGGAAAACAATCGATGCTAGGTGGCCTGAATTTGCAAATGAACCTAGGAATATCCGTCTTGGTCTTTCTGCAGATGGAATTAATCCACATACCACCCTTAGTAGTAAGTATAGTTGTTGGCCAGTTTTGCTTGTGATGTATAATTTACCGCCTTGGTTGGTAATGAAGAGAAAGTTCACTATGCTCACATTGTTGATATCTGGCCCTTCACAGCCTGGTAATAACATTGATGTGTATTTAGCTCCTCTAGTTGATGATTTGAGTCAATTACGGTATGAGGGTGTTCCTGCATACGATGCCTTTAGGAATGAAGACTTTAATCTTAAGGCTATATTACTGTGGACCATAAATGATTTTCCAGCTTTTGGAAATCTTTACGGATACAAAGGTGAAAGGGTACAATGCATGCCCGATTTGTGA